In Salarias fasciatus chromosome 13, fSalaFa1.1, whole genome shotgun sequence, the sequence gtgttttatttattatcacTCACCAGATAACGTCTGCACGTCAGTATAATCAATCCAGGAGAATGATACAAGCCAAGAACAATTTTCTCTGTTGATCGTATTTATTCTTGTACTGACCTACTTTAATGGAGAGGAGCaacagaaatgcatttttcttttaatatgaAGCCATATTAACCAAGTATTATGGGAGCATTTCATGATCAATGGAGAGAAAATCCTCTTCAGCTcacatattaaaaataataataaaaaaaaaatctaaggcCACACCTGATGATTAAACCATCTGCACCCTAAATATTTTGGATTGATGTGCCTCCActcctctgtgtctcctcagatgTCGGGGATGAACCAGGTGCTCGCAGCCTGCTGGaccttcctcctgctctctgcctTCCTGTTCGAGCCCACGCTCTCCAAGGGCGGTCGCGGGGGATCCCGGGGCTCCTCCAGGGGGTCCCCTTCCCGCAGCTCCTCTGCGGGGACCTTCCGGGGAGGGGGAAGCTACGGCGGAACCCGCTCCCGCTTCAGGGCGGCGGGGCGCACCGGCCCCGTgagggtggcggcggcggccgccgccgggGCCGCGGTGGCCTTGACGGCGGACAAGTGGTACGCGTCCGCTTACCGCCGCAGCAACGCGGACAGCTCCGAGGAAGAGCTGGACTACTTCAACAGGACCAATTACTTTGAATCTCTGATGGCGGGCTCGGCTCAGAGCGGACCGTCCCTCTACAGAGTGATTTCTATCATCTTTGCAGCTTTTTCTCCCAGCTGTGGACTCCTGGTGGACACAGTCCTGTAGATCCTCAGGCCGTTTCCCCGAAGAAACACTGAGCCGAAGCCTGAAGATGCAATATGTAACTGTAAGGCTACACGGGCAGAATCCTGCAAAGTGAAGACCAGTCACAGGATAATCAAAAACTTCACTGTACTGTATGTTTTCTACAGATATAACTACGTGTACATTACCAGAACAGCATTCTGCTCAAAGAAACTTCAGTGCCAAATGCTGATCAGCCCCTTCCTCCGAGCTTGACTTCAAATTAAAGAAGTTATTTTTACTATGAACCTTTATAGTCTTAAAGAACGAtcaatttcaacataaaacaatttagaaaaaaaacaaaactatttttATATCATCTAAGATACAAAATGACTTTCACTGAAATAGAAATCATGTTCATCCTGCAGTAAAGACAGAAGGTCGTTTTCAAAAGATGATCTAAGTTGGCACTGGCGTTATTCTCGAAAGTTAAACAGCTGTATTTATGTTTCAGTTCTAGTTCCTTCTAAGCGTGTTTGGTAAGTTATATCCTCaaccaaaaatgttttttttctttttcaaactctTATTGTTTTCCTGCAAACCTTAAGGATtttatgtgaaaatgtgaaacctCAAAGTGACAGTGACTGGGGCAGCCATAAAACTGATCTTCTACAATAGGAGAAGACATGAGCATTCTGTTCATGacagttttaattttaatgCCATGGTGTTTAAAAGCGTATGAATAAACCCGATGCTGCTCTCACACTTTACTACAAAGTTTTAATGGTGTGACTATCAAACCAGGAGATCTCGTACACCCCCGAAGATACTCAGGAGCATCAGACTGTTCCACATTTCTAAGTGCACTATGATATTTATTGCAGCACTCCTGTAAATAAGAAACACTTTGCTATCACTGTCTTAATTCTAATAAATATTCTGTTTACAACATGTCTGATATTTGTCTCCTGTACACTAAAAGcaagaagaaaatgaataaagtgaaattcttttatttacagaaggtttttgtgtcatttttttacatAATCTGATAACTGCACGATATCAGAAACTATGAAGTGGGTAAATATCACCagtctttttctcttcattaaAAACGGATCAGTCCAGCATTACTTGTCCCAGTTCTCCTTTCCTGAAGGCTCTGATGAAATCATAAGCTGCTGCGGTGTAGTTTGGTACTGTGACATTGATGTTTCCTGTGGAAGAtgaagaacacacactgtaTTTAAGGTGCTGCTGTGATGGCGGCCACGCTGGCAAACTGAGGTAAATAATGCAAAAATGAGCTTGAGCTGATGTGGACTTCTTCAGTACGAGACGACATGACCGAGGGTTTCCAGATGTGGGGCACAGTATATCATTCTTGCTGGGATAGTGAAGCCAGGGGAGCAGCTCCCCTCAGTTTGAAGTCTTGATGCTAAAACAAGAGCCTGCTGGTTTCtggcattatttatttatttaactgcCAATAAATTCAAGAATAACTAGTTAGCAAAACTGCCCATGGGAGAACGAAGttaaaaaaagaggattttCTTACCCACTCCCGTTATGGCTGTGACTCGCTGAGTCTTTCCCAGTTTGACAGCGATGCGTTTGAGGACATGCTGGATATCGTCACTGGGCTCTTGGAGACTGTATTTTTCTACATAACTATATAAAGGCAAACATATCCAAAAATGCTTAAGTTTTATTATAAATTTAATGTTCAATaatcgggatttttttttttaagtctcacCTGAAATTCCCGAGTCTGTTCAGTGAATACAGTAAGTAGTCAGCGATAATGTCTTCACCCACTAAATGGTCCAGGATAGTTCCTGCAGAAGAGGATCTTTATTATTCACAGTGGAAAAATGTATTCAGTCAAACTGAGAGGAATCAAGGTTACATTTTGCTCACCACATAACGCCAGTTTCATCCCTGTTTCTACACTCTCAATCCTTGGAGGCAACACTCCTGGTGTGTCCAGCAGGTACATTAGGGGTCGCTCGGACACCTGCAGACAGCTGCACGATTAACAAACACCAAACAGACATGAGAAGCGTGTCTACTACACTGACCTGAATTCTGGTGAGGACAGCTTTAGTTATTCCAGGCTCCCCGCCGACTCGAGAAGCGCGACCTGAAATAGACGTTCAGGCACAACGTGAATGACAGAAGAGGAGACAATCATCTTCAGGCAGCGGTTTTGTTGGCACCTTTTTTCAAATTGGTTCTCCTCAGTGCATTGATAAGAGATGATTTCCCCACATTGGGCACGCCAATCACCATCAGGCAGTAAGTTGTGTTCTGAAAGTTTTACAGGACAAAGTCAGAGAGCTTCCagtgtttttgtatttacactccAATGTATCAAACATCTGAGtgagggaaaaataaatacatcaatgaAAAAACTACTACTAAAAGGCTTACGGACTGTATTCACCAGCTGAATGATTTGACTGGTCAATGCTGACCGGTATTCACCTCTTCAGGAAGTTAAATATTTACTCAAttctttattcagtgtttttactttGATTACATTTtctatttcactgaattttattaaaacaagttTTCCCAAAAGTGTTCGCCTTACATTTAATCAAATTACACTACAACATTGCTTTAAGAGTTtcccaaaacacaaaatgtcatCACAGATGCTACAGAAAACCACCTGTACATCACAAGCTCAATTCATCACTGTCACAACAGACTGATGCAGATCG encodes:
- the sprn gene encoding shadow of prion protein, with product MSGMNQVLAACWTFLLLSAFLFEPTLSKGGRGGSRGSSRGSPSRSSSAGTFRGGGSYGGTRSRFRAAGRTGPVRVAAAAAAGAAVALTADKWYASAYRRSNADSSEEELDYFNRTNYFESLMAGSAQSGPSLYRVISIIFAAFSPSCGLLVDTVL
- the mtg1 gene encoding mitochondrial ribosome-associated GTPase 1; its protein translation is MRLFHALRDASRFRSVFDFGGREVAHWFPGHMAKGLKQMRANLKNVDCVIEIHDARIPLSGRNPVFEDTLNVKPHLLILNKMDLADVSNKQRVVRTLQKSGVQNVLFTDCLKQSDTSIKKVVPLVMEIIEKSMRFNRAENTTYCLMVIGVPNVGKSSLINALRRTNLKKGRASRVGGEPGITKAVLTRIQVSERPLMYLLDTPGVLPPRIESVETGMKLALCGTILDHLVGEDIIADYLLYSLNRLGNFSYVEKYSLQEPSDDIQHVLKRIAVKLGKTQRVTAITGVGNINVTVPNYTAAAYDFIRAFRKGELGQVMLD